The stretch of DNA GACTTCGGTTCCTGCCAAGCCACGGTCGCATCCCTCTTCGGCGGAGTGCTATATCGGCTATCGATCGGCGTTTATGCGCGGCTTGCCGGCGCGACACTGGCTGGCATGCAGACCGCGGAGCTGTACCTTCAGGGGCTCGAAACGGACACGCCGGGACAGCTCCCCTCAGGCTGGACCAAGAACGTTGTAATTCCATCGCCAACGCTCGACAGGGGGCAGATCTCGGACCCTCAAATCTTGACCGAGGAGACCCTACGGCGCTGGAGCCTGACCTTTTTCGTGACCGAGCCTGACGACCCGGATTGCCAGCGGAATCCACTAGTGCTTCTGGCCATCGTGGATCTATGGAGTATCAGCGGCACGAATTTCGCCAACAACCACTATGTCACCGTGGTAGCCGGTACTCCTTCGTCGTACCCGTGGGCCGCCTGCTCGAGCCCGATCCTCACCCGGTGCAACTTTCCGGACTTTACGCCTGTCTGCGTCAGCGGTGGCCAGCTGATCGTCAATCCCTCGGGTCCCACGTGCACTGTTGCAGTCGAGCAAGCAACCTGGTCCCACGTGAAAGGTCTTTACCGCTAGAGACGAGTTCAGTGGCGCAGGCAGGCGGCGAGTGCCCGGGCCAGACCACCACGCCGCGCCACGATGATCGTGTCCAGCTCCAGCCAGGATGCGAGGGTGCGCAGCTCCGCAGCCAGTGCAGCGGCCACTTCGCCGGCGCGTGCGTGTGCTTCGCGATACGCCGCTTGCACGATCAGCCGGCGGCTGGGGCGATCGGCTTTGAGGTCGACGCGCGCCACCAAGCGATCGCCCAGGAGGAACGGCAGCACGTAGTAACCCCACCGCCGCTTCGCGCGAGGGGTCCAGATCTCGAGGACGTAATCGAACTCGAACAGTCGCGCCAGACGCGGCCGGTGCCAGATGATGGGGTCGAAGGGGGAGAGGATGGCGCAGGCTTCGACGCGCCGGGGCAGCTCGGCCTCGGGATGGAGGTAGGCGGGATCCCGCCAGCCTTCCACTTGCACCGACCGCAGCTGGCCCCCGGCAACGAGTTCGGCGAGACGCGGGCGCGCCTCCCGCACCGGGATGCGGTAGTAATCGGCGAGATCCGTCACCGTACCGACGCCGTGGGCGCGCGCGGCGCGCAACAGCAATTCCCGTTGCGCTTCGTCCCCCGCCACGCGGGCGTCTATTTCCCGAGGCAGCACACGTTCCGTCAGATCATACACACGTGCCCAGTCGGCGGGACGGCGGTAGGCCACGGCGAGCGTGCCACGAGCGAAGTGCGCTTCCAACGCAGTCTTCGCCACACTCCACCCCCACCAATCGTTGCGCCGTTCCGGGCCGTCGTGTGGGGGCATGTCTTCGGCGGTCGAGGGGCCACGGCTCCGCACGGTATCGAGGACGCGCTCGGCGTAACCTCGGTACCCGCGCAAGAAGGCGCCGAAGGCTCGGGCTCGCCGGTCGTGCTCCTGCATGCGATGGCGCAGCAATGGCCAGGTTTCCACGGGCACGATGGAGGCTTCGCGCGCCCACTGCTCGATGAACTCGCGCTTGCGGTAGACGAGATCGTCGAGACGTGCCATGTCGTAGGGGCCGAGGCGGGAGAAGGGCACCAGGTAGTGGGCCGGGAGGAGCACGTTGGCGTAGTCGATCTGCAACAACCCATGCCGATGGATGAGGCGCCGCAGGTGCGCGGTGGTCGCCCCCCTGCCGGGTCGTGGGAGGTGAGCCCCTTGGGCGGCGAGCGCTATCCGACGCGCTTCACTCAGCGACAGTGCATCACGCGACATGGCGCCATCCTTGCACTCGTGGACCCTGCGTATCCACTATCATCCCTCATCCGAGTCGGGGCGAGAGCTCCTATCCTCCTGCAGCCGAGGCTCGGCGAGCGAGAGTCGGCCGGGGATGCCCGAGCCAGCACTCCCAGTGCCAGCGTGATTTGAGCGGAAGGAATCTCACGGTGCGGGCAGGACGCGGCTCCCCCCTGCGGATGGTGTGGCTGCCGGCCGCCTTGGGCTTGACGCTCTACCTGGTTCACGCCGCGCGTCTCGGCGACTGGATCGTGGACGACGCGGGAATCTCTTTCGCCTATGCCCGCAACCTCGCCGCAGGTCACGGTCTGGTGGCGCAGCCGGGCGAGGTCCCCGTCGAAGGCTTCACCAATCTGCTTTGGGTGCTCCTTCTCGCCCTACC from Candidatus Krumholzibacteriia bacterium encodes:
- a CDS encoding crosslink repair DNA glycosylase YcaQ family protein; translated protein: MSRDALSLSEARRIALAAQGAHLPRPGRGATTAHLRRLIHRHGLLQIDYANVLLPAHYLVPFSRLGPYDMARLDDLVYRKREFIEQWAREASIVPVETWPLLRHRMQEHDRRARAFGAFLRGYRGYAERVLDTVRSRGPSTAEDMPPHDGPERRNDWWGWSVAKTALEAHFARGTLAVAYRRPADWARVYDLTERVLPREIDARVAGDEAQRELLLRAARAHGVGTVTDLADYYRIPVREARPRLAELVAGGQLRSVQVEGWRDPAYLHPEAELPRRVEACAILSPFDPIIWHRPRLARLFEFDYVLEIWTPRAKRRWGYYVLPFLLGDRLVARVDLKADRPSRRLIVQAAYREAHARAGEVAAALAAELRTLASWLELDTIIVARRGGLARALAACLRH